The Penicillium digitatum chromosome 6, complete sequence genome contains the following window.
AAGGAGAGATATCAAAAAGTTGACTTCGGCGTTTGTGATGATGGGACACGAAGGGTTCTTTCGGGAACGAGGGAACGTCTCCATCCTGAGAGCCAATAGTGTGCGATCGGGTGCGGCCCGCTGGGACACTGCCATGGCGTTGATTGTTGCCGGGCTTGTCGGGGGAATGGGCTGGAATTCGATTCGGCTTGACAGGAGAGGACGCCACTGAACCCAGTCTAAAATTTGGCATGCGCCCTTGGTCGGCAGAGGAAGGCTGGAATGCCCCACTCGATTGGTAGGAGGTTGACGAAGAGCCCGACGTCTTGCGCCGTTCTTGGTTAGTCCCAGTGCTGAACTGAACTAGGAGGGGAGAAGATGGCTGCGACGGCCTGCTTGGGGATGAATTGGTCTGACTCAAGCCTGATGGGGAAGATGGTCGATTAGTGGCCTTGTTCTGTGATAAAGTTCTCTGGAGTGGCATAGGCAGGGGGCTCCCTTCCAATGAGGGCTGAGATGGAGCGACCGACGCCGGAGCAACAGAAGATGAGGTGGGTTGTCGGTGCTGCGCCTGCAGAGCCTCCTGGCGCATCTTCTGGATCACATCTTTGTTGGCCTTTTCTAACATCGGAAGATTTTTAAAGTTGAAGCTGCCAAAATCATCGGCCAACGCCGGTTCGCTAAGTCTCCGACTTCGGGAATCTCGAGCATCACGAACGTGAGGGGGAATGTGCAGCGGCATCAAAGGTCGTTTCGATGAGTTAACTTGCGAACGGACCTTGAACAGTGCATCATGAGGCCGGTCGGGACCAGCGGGAACTGAAAGTTGTGGCGAATTCTCGTCTTCTAACTCCTCTGCAAATGATTGCAGAGTGGCGCCGCGGGCATCAAAATACTCTGTGTCCTCCGGGTTCTCAATGTTGGGAACGAATTGTGCTTTGTCTTCCAGCAGTGTATCCCAGTTAATGTCAGAAAACCATGAATGACTACAAATCTCCGCACCACCACTTGGAAACTTCTCTTCTACGTTGGCGCCAATTCTATCACGAGGGCTGAGAGTCATAAGCTTGTTCATGAGATCCAACGACTCTGCTGAAGTCAACTCCTCTGGATCTTCAGGCCAATTGATCCTGCGATGGAGTATGTTTTCAAACACCTGATCTGGAGTATCCGCATTGAAAGGCGGGTATCCAAAGATGAACTCGAACATGATGCATCCTATTGACCACCAGTCACTGATCTCATCTTGTCCAACGCCGTTGATAGTTTCCGGGGCAAGGTAGTCCGGAGTGCCGACGAAACGACGATCGTGATCTTCAGGATCAAAAAGAGCCATCACTGGAGGCATTAAACTTTGCTGAGGAGGGGTATTCTGCACCATTGGATTGCTAAAGGTTGGCTGCAGGGGTTGGAGGCGAGGAGACTCGCCAGCCTCACTTTGGCCCTCCTCTTCAACCATGCTGGTTGAAAACACACTCGGCGACGATGCAGTAGGTTCGTGGGCATGGTCATTGAGCGAGAAGGTCCTTAACAGCCCATTGAGACCATCGCTGCCCATGCTATCGCTGCGGTATCCCGAAGCTCGACGAGAGGTTTGCCGACTCAAACCACTCTGATTAAGGCTGAAGTAGGATGGCTGGAGGGCATTGGTGGACACTTCCGGGGTAATTAATGGAGTGGAGCCGGGTGATGAGCTTGCCTGGAAGTCGAATGAGGCTGATCGAGATGAAGCAATCGATATTGCACGGGCGAATGAATTTTGCTTCAGCAGATCAGGGGCAGAATCATCGGGATTCTTCAGCACCCGTTTCTGACGACCAACCAATCCCATGCGTGAAAGCCCGAAGTCAGTAAGCTTCAGATGACCCGTTTGGTCGATAAGAAGGTTATCGGGCTTCAAATCGCGATGCACAATGCCTCGGCTGTGAAGGTGTTCAACTCCAAGCACCACCTCAGCAATGTACTTCTTAGCCCAATCCTCGGGAAGACCCCCAAGAACTTTAACAAGGGATGAACAGTCACCTCCATTGAGATATTCCATTACCAGATAAAGATAATCTTTACTGGAAAATGTCCAATAAAGCTTGGCAACGAAGTCACTCTCCCCTTGCCACATCATGATGGCACGTTCGGCTTTGACGTTGGTGACCTGATTTTTGGCAATCATGTCGGCCTTCTTCAGGACTTTCATCGCGTAATACTCGCCAGTGGCCTTCTTTTTCACCAAGTAGACACTGCCGAAAGCGCCTTTGCTGATTGGTTTGATGATTTCAAAATCCCGGATAGACAATGGAGCAGGCCGAGGCTGTTGCTGGCTCATGGAGGGTAAGCGTGGGGAGGGTGGAGGCTTCACAATATCTGAGGAGGTTGCCGAAGACTGCCGGCGATGTTGACGGCAGTGGTGGAGGGCCAGTTCACTTGTGTATGTAGATGGAGATGCTACTGGGGATGGCAGGCTCTCACCGCCGCTAGACATACGGGGCTTCGGCATGCGCAACGGAGAATGTGGGCCTGATATTCGAGCCGGAGAAGGTTGCCGGCGAGGAGAACTCGAAAGTCCCGGCAGTACCAGGCTCCGGCGCTTTCGATCAAAACTCCTCTCGGATGATGGTGAGTCCGTTCTTATAGCTCCGGGGAACACAGAAGATGGCAAACTGCCATCGCTACTATCACCAGCATCAATGTCCGCTAGGGAAAGGCCCAGTCGAGAAGGTTGTGATGTGCCGAGAAGTCCTGCAGCACTTTTATGAGATCGAGGGGTGGGACATTCCAATGGGCTGTTAGAACCCGTGGATAATGCGGCCGAGGATGGTCTGCGTTCGGATTGTGAGAGCAATGACCGATCTGGTGAATTACGCATTGACAGAGTCAGCGCAGATGTCGGCCGCCATGGAGAGGGTGCCGCTGGATACGGCTTTTGATGCAATTCGTGGCTCATGATTTGTGAGAGGGGCTCTTCCCCGGTGTTACTGTTGCTATCGCCCAGAGCAATAGTGCTGTCGACAGTGCTCTCGGGCGCCACTTCCTCATCGGATGAGCACGATGAATCGCTGAGCTGACCCGCAGCTATGCGCTCCGCTTTGCTCAGTGCTGCCCCGATGCATTCCTCGACTAGCACTGAGTATTCTATACGAATTCGTTCGGCGTATTCGACAATCTTCCGATGACGTACAACGGCGTCGACTTTTGTCTTCGCAACTTGTTCGGTGTCCGCCGACAGAGCGGCCAGACCTTGTTCCTGCTCCAACGTGTTGGAGCTGGGGGACTGCCACTGAAGAACTTGGGAGATCCGCGATTCAGATTGTGGTGACAAAGTCCGGAAATCCTCTGCGTCTGTCAGGGATGATTCCTTGATCATCGGCATACTAATCTCCAGAGAAGTGTCGCACAGGTCAAGAACAAGTTCCACGATGCGAGCTAGTGGTCTCCGCACTGTGAATGAGCGGGGCCGGTTTGGGGTAGCGCCAGAGGCAGAATGTTCTCGCGACCGAGGTGGTGTGCCGGGCGTTGAATTACTGTCTGAAATAGGACCGGACGATGGAGCAGAACTGGCAGACGAAGGGCCGATGGCCAATCCCTTGTACTCCGCTTGAGGGAAGGGCATTGGATTTCCATCGCTCCCGATGAAAGGTCTGCCTTGACGGGCCTCTAAAGCATCCAAGACCTTGACAATGACATGCCGATGCTCATTCAGGTTTTCCTGTGCCATTTGAACATCCATCTCAGCCCGATGTTCCTGCAGACACAGATCTGAGTGTTTCTCGAACCACCATGGCGTAATCTGGCGTTCACAGATGCGACAGAGGACGGGGTTTGGGGCTGGATGTTTGGAAGGATCGGGTTCTGTCGCTGCAGCCTCAGCCAATTCGGTCAAATAATTCGCCAACACCTCTGCTCCAACCCCCAAAGATTCCACCAGCAGAGGCGGCAGATCGATTGTCACTTCTCTTGGCTCGGTAAGCGGTCGTAACATCCACATGGTCTGTTATCAGAAGCTGTCAGCGGTATCAACTAAGGTGGATGACAATATAGTGGGCTACGTACATGGCCAGCTTCATCGTCGGTCCGGTCGTAGACCATGATTCCCTGTCCCTCCATGTTGAGCACATTGTGAGTTTGCTCTTCCTCCTGGGACTTCTCGGTCACTTCACAGATGGCCTGATTCTCTGTAGCCGCCGGGGGTGGTTCAGGCGCGTACTTGAGGACAGAATCCGGTCCCATCTGGAGGGCGAAGCGAATGAAACGACTCCGTGAATCATCCTGCCTCATGGATTCGATTGCATCGCGGAACACATCCTTGTTGCCCAACAGAATCTCCGATATCAGATGGCCCTCAACGGACTCGGGCGACGAGCCGACAACCTGCCTCCACGATGGGCTGACCCATTTGATGCAACCCTCCAGGTCCATATCCACAATGATGTTCAATGTCTGTTCAGCCGCTTCCTTCAGATCCTCGCGTTCCTCCCGCATATTATCGCTTAACGTCCGAATCATCTTCGGGTCGATATTCCGAGCCTCTTGCCGCAACGCTGTTACGGCAGGAGGCGCAAGAAATTGTGGTTTGGGGGAATCATTGTTGGCCATCCTGACTCGCTAGGGCGCCGAGCGGGTTTCGCAGTTCAAGGGGTAGGGAGGCGATGATGTGATAGATCAGAGTAATATTGATCAAAACAAGATTAATGTTCCAGCCAAGCAGAACCGTCTGCTGGGCAGCGGGGGTGCCCTTTATCGAGGTTATTGATTCATCCGTAGCATCAACTGTCCATAGCGAAGTCGTAGGACTCGGGAATAGATCAATTCAAGAGCTCCAGGGTGGTGGCAGGTGCTCAATCTGTTAAAACTGTTTATTCAGAGGTGTAGAGATAGCACACAGGCTGAAACACAAAACGTTGAACGGATAATAACGGAAGCCGTGTCTCTGCGGGGAGTGGCGCGACAGCGACGCGCTGGATCGACAACGTCAACCCCAGGAGAGGCTGACCCGAGCAATGAACGAAACTTGATCAAGATTGAGACCTAAGGGTCACAGAAATGAGTACCAGCGAAAAGTGACGAGAGAATATTTCAAGAGGAAGAGTCgtgaaggggggggggggaaatcGAAGGAGTCAAGGGCGGTGATTGGTGAGCTGTGCGTTTCCTGCACCACGTACTTCCCAcctctctctttttccccctttcTGTTCACCTGTTCTTTATATGACATTTAAACCCATTCAAAATCTTAGATACACAATGTAGCATCTAGGATAGAGATTTTGGGCCATTTTGATCACTTCTGCGGGGGATATACCCTATAGAGAGCTCTTAGCTAGTATACATCCCATGTTTGCAACTCAACGTCATGACATTTAAGTAAAATGGTGTTGAAACGCACAGGTGTCTATAAATACAAATTTTTAAATAGACATGGACCAATTCTGGACCTAGTACTTTTGTCTCCAAGTATCCAACCCATGTCCAACGTATACTGTAGGAAGTTTATTTCCAAATCCCTTCATGCCAGACAGCCATATTTCTACCCAAAAACAGCAAACTAGGAAAAGCCAAAAGCGAAAACAAAAAAGCAAACAGTTCCTCCATCCTTATTGGACGCCACTGGATGTAGTTCTTAGTTCCCCATACAATGACAAGTTGAGATTCCTCTCCACTTGTACCACTTGTACCACTTACACCACTTACACCACTTGCATATTGTGATATTATATTAACGTATACGATTAGGTGTGGAATGTTTCATATTTACACCATTTGTTGCACCGGATGAACCTTTGCTCCCCAGAAGcctggtaaaaaaaaaaaggaaatcgTTGACCTTAAGAGTCCCTTACTGGCTCATCTGCGATGGCCTGGTCGAGGGCCAGGAATATGGCACATCACCCCAAGTGGAGAGTCCAGATGACTCCAATTCCATACGCACCCGCCTCTGAGCGCAAATCCCTGGTTATACATGGGAAAGTCCTCAGTGCAGTTTATGCTTTATATGACCTTCGTACCTTTTTCAGCGTAGACTTTGCTCTGTGCTACATTGTTCTTCCTAACCCATTTTTTCCTGTTTCTAGCATTTACATAGCTAATTGCTTTATCATAACACCAATAAAAAAAGATCTCACTGTGTTATCTGACGTATATAATCTTAAAACAATTCGGGCTATTAGTCCTACGAGGTTTACTATAGAGGCCCCTTACATGGCTACAGTAGAACACATCcaaaaatatccaaagaaTAGACCCGGAATGTTCGGGGTCCACATTCATGCTCCGCCTTTTCTCATCTTTTCGGATCTGCGGGGTAGTCAGCTGATGGTTGACATGATCGTTTCTGGGGATGATCTTACATTACTGCCTTCATTGGGACTCTTCAATTGCATAATGACTTTGATGGAAACCACTATTTCACCTTGACCTTGGAGTGAACAGTAGATACCCCCCCTTGAGGAAGCTTTACTCGTTCCCCTTCCCATGTAGCCTGCACTGATCTGCTTCCTATGGGGCCATGCCTGTCTAGCATGAAACTCTACCTTGTCTATGACGAGAGGTAATTACGGACGGGAACGTGAACCCGTCTGGCACTTTTTGGAGATTGGGTACTTGGGTGAATTGAGAGACAGTTTATGAGATGAGTGCATGGTTCCCCACCACACATATTTATCCGCGTTTGATATCCTCTCTGCGTTCAATGCTTTTGTTTTAGTTTGGGAAACCTAGGTCGCTAGGCCAAATTTAGAACCGTATTTGTTGAGTCGGTTCGGCTATGTTAGAGAGCTTAATGGAGACAATTAGCCAGGAATTCCAACAACCACAAACTGCTGGTTGGGGGTGACCCGGTGGAGAATTCCTGAATGCGCTCGCATCAACAACGCCACATGCCCTTATTCGACCATTAAAACCAGCTATGCTGTTTTTTTGGATAACCAAGTTGCAGAGAAAAGCGGCGTGATCAATTGATATCCCTGAGTCTTTGAGAATATTTAAGATTTCTGCATTGGTTTGATTACCCGACACAGGGAGATGCTCCTGCGCGATGGCGACAGAGGACACTGCCGGAGACCGAAAATTGGGTATTGAATATGACGGAAAACTGCACCTGGCACATAGCGCCTTCACCGATCGGGGTTGTGGTCTGAGCATCAGCACCGGCCTCGCAACAGCAAGATCCTGGGACCCGAGCCATTGGGCTGAGTACCCTCGAGTAGGTCTCCAAAGAACCGAAGTACCTGTCAAAATAGAACCAGGAGCATAAGGCCGGTAAAATGGAACAATGCGAACTGAGAGTGATAAATTAAACGGACAACGTGTGCTTTCGACGGAGCCGGCTCAGCCTGCCTTACTCGTGTCTGCAGTCTCAGGGCCTTGCACATATTCTTCTTCACTCACTTAGGATCCGGAAAAAAGGCCGCAGCATTTGGAGAGAACTTGGGACGGGACACTGAACTCAAGATGTGGCGGTAGGTGTGATAATATCTAATGGAGATCATGACAAGGACCTAGGGAGATACTCATAACCTCTAGCTACTATAGTGGCAAGTACAAAGGGACTGGGTTGAAAATTTTGATCTCATTTATCTCTCGCTCTCTGTGAATCTCAAAATCGTTGGTTTCCTCGTATCCAACCGTAACTAGCGCACCTAGTGCACCCCTAGGGACCCATGATTTCAAAGAGAGATCATCGTACACGATTAGAGAATGTGCCGCAGAAGAACTCGGAGGACCTTGTCCTGTTTGGCGATGTGACGACCAAAGAACTTGTTGTTCGCCTCTGTGTAGATAGCAAGGGCTTTCTGGCTTTTAAACTGAGTAGGGGTATGATCCGAGTTCCAGCAATCAAGGAGATCAACAAGGTTGACGTGGACACGCACAAGAGCCTATGCCAGTAAGCGAGTGATGCCAAATTGCCCAGGATAAAAGACCTTACCTTCTTGCACTGGTTGATAGAAACCAGCGAACCCTTGATGCTAACTTTGGCACATAGCTCCTGCCATGTTGCCAGGTTTGCTTCACGGTAGCCAATCAGGCGGTCATATTCGGCGGTCATGCATGAGTTCCAGTGCTTTTTCCAAGTCTTGGAACCTGGCTTCCAGCCTCGCTGTAGACTGACCCATCCAAAAGCAGCGCTGATAGGAAGCTCCGGGTCGTAAGGGACGCCAAGCTCGCGCAGACACTTGTTGGGATGCCGCAAAGGAGCAATCGGGAGAAACCCCCCAAGAGGAACCGGAGGAGGAGCCAGGATAAGCATATTGGAAGTGGAGTTATCTAAGGTCGATAAAAAATAATTGTGAGCCTATCCAATCAGTGAGACGGACTTGTCTTTACAGTAATGGATAAGATAATGAAGAAAGTGATAGAGTCGTTcagttgagagagagagagagagaaagattAGGAGATGTGTATGGTAAGAGGACAGCTGTAGTCGAACGTGACAGGCGAGAAAAAGATGAAGTGAAAGAAGATCGACTGTCATTTGAAGGGAATGCGACGCACAGATGAAAGAGCTGCCATATATCACCTGCGTAGGGACCACCATCAACCGCTCTGTTGATCCCACTCATTCCTTTGAAGGTTTTTAACAACTTTCTGAGCCCCTTTGACACCTTTCAGAATCCAGAGATTTGTAGAATTTCGATGCCATGCCAACTTGATGAAGGAATAAAGAGGCTCTTGTTCCATACACAAAGTCAAACAAGAAATTCTTTGCTGGGCACGTCGTGACGCAAGATAGGTCCTCCAAGTTCTCTTACACAGGTTGTTTAATAGAGTCATTCTTTCCAATCGTTTATTGACATGTCCCTAATAAGGTATATGGTCGGTAAGGAAACCGGGGGCGCATTAACTACAGCGTAGACTAAAACGATCTTGAAACATGTAGCGACAGAAGGGTGGGGGGGAGAGTCTTGCTTTTAGCAGAACTGAGATATTTGGCAATCTAAACCACCCAGAAGATTATCTACATCGTTTAGAACATTTTCGTAGGTCCTTGGAACTGTTCATGGGGCTTACTGTCATTTGAGTTGATATCACCCATGATCCAAGGCAAAATTTAGAAAGTGAGGGgacttttctttgttttcccTTGGttaatgatgatgatgcgGTAGAAATGTTAGGTCAAGGGAGGAAGATGTGAAGATTCGGTGAGAAAGAGGTAGTAGATGAAGACAGGCGAGAAGAAAGGGTGGAGGAAATCAGTGACCCTTGCAATGAACCGAGATTAAAACAATGATGGAGCTGCCGCGTTACTCGTGAAAAGCAAGCTCTCATACATATGCCACGGCACAAAATCAAAATTTGATAGACTTTTTCTACGTCAGTACATCAGGATGAAATGAGCTCAAAGGTGGAGAGAATGATTCAACGTTTCAACTTCTCAGCCGTCTTAGCTATCTCAAAGGAAGAGGATCCTGTAAAACTCGTCCCTGTCTATTCAAGATTGTTTCTTGTAGTCTATGGCAATATGTCCAGTGGCACCATTTGGCCTCAAAATGAAAAATTTATGTACATGTCGAAAAAGCGTTCCGTATTAAATAAGCTTGCGAGGTAGGTGTGCGGAGCACATCAGTCAGCTTGGCAATATGTCGGTCAGGGGAGATTTTGTCCTTGGTATCTGCTAGGAGAGCCTCTTTGTTCTTAAGTCGAGTTGGAGGGGCAACAGTGTTCCAGGACTCCAATAGGTCAACAAAACACAAACTCAATGGGATTGTCCACGGGCTCCATCATCACGAACCAAGTTGTAAAGCATGCTCTGACGTATCGTCCCTTGAAAGGAGACTGTCCATAGGAATTTCCCTTCAAATGCAAGGCAAGTTCACTATGGAACCTTGTATATGTTAAAAGTCGTTTGGCACACGTTAAGCCATTTTCATCGTCTACACTCTAGCTATAACGCAAATAAGGGGGGTCATGTGTGAAAAGAAAGGACAATCAAAAAGATATGACAAGGTCGCAAACGCGGCCGAATATTCTAGGATAATGTTAGATATGTATTTCCTTCCAATACGGCTACAGGTCACTTTCAATGCTGTACCTTATAGGCACTTTGTAGATAGGTAACCCTCGGAAAAAGTGTCAGGGTAGATAGCCGGTGGACTTTACAACTGCCTACCTCTTCTCAACAGTCAACAATAATCCATCTATCAGGATAAGAAACAAGATGGCCCAGAAACACAAAGTTAGAAACAGTATTGAATTGCTAATCGGAAAGAACTTCGGACTTTTCCGACTTCTTTTGACAACAATACAATTCCCAGGAGCTATGAATCCTTGCACTGGGGTGCCACCATCAACGGCGATAATATAtatattttttttcttggcaTACCGGGGCCAGAATTTCCAGCACTGGGCTAGATTTTGAACAGTGCGAGTCGGTAGACTTAATGCAGGATCCCGATGTTATTCATCAAGCTTTCGGCACCGGGGCATGATCAACTTCTCATTCGACACTACTCGAGGAGCCCGGGACTGTTCGCGATATTCCGACGGAGATATATTGAAGCAGATGATACGCCAAAGGACAAGTTCAACAACTTCAGAAGATGACCAGCATGGCGCAAGATTTTCGAGTCTCAAGCTATGGCCTATGAAATGTTTCTTTCGTTGGCCTCTTTTACCGTTTTGGTCCGACGCAACTGTGTCCTAGATGATCATGGATTTAATAACAGTCACACATCATACATGCATATTCGGGTCGAGGCGACCGAAGCGACAGGCCGAAAGAAGCCCGGCTCTTGGCGATTTAGAAATGAAAAATGAAGGGAAAAAACATTGAGAAGCTCACCTTGAGACCCACAATTTATTTAGATCGCATCTACCGCTCCGTACAACACTCGTGGGGTATGTTTTAAGTCAAATTCTAGGATTCCAACGCCACTTGGAAGTTCTTGTGTGGCATCTTGACTTGCCTCTGTTCAGTGATAAGGACGCTCGGTAATGTGGCGTGCTATGGCGTATTCGTAGTGTGAACTACTTCGCATAGCATGGGATTACCAGGAACCAGTCTCGGGGCCTTCCGAGCGTATTTCTTCGGATGTTTTGGCCCACAATTCTTCAAACTGCTAGTGGGCAACAACACTAGCCAATCCCTACCCATCACTGGGCTCTTTGGTGCGAAGACGTTCATCACTGTTGGCACCTACATCTTATTCTTCTCTGAGATGTGGGGACGCAAGCCGACCCTTTGGATTTCAGTTCCGTTGATGGCCGCGTGCTTCATTATTGTCATGGTGGTTAAGGAACCTTCACCAGCGCCTGATGGAAAAGTCACACCGGCTGGCATTGGCATGGAGGCTATGATCTTCCTAACTAACTCGATCTACCAATTCACATGGGGCCCATTGCCGTGGCCATATACCTCTGAGGTAAGTGATACTCTGTTCATCTATCGACAAGTTCAACCACTGATTCTCATTTTAGATCTTCCCAACCCAAATTCGGGAGTTCAAAACCTCGGTCGCGGTATCAACACAGTGGCTTTTTAACTTCCTTTTCTCCCTGGTGACGCGCTACATGATGAATTCCCGGCGCAGTTATGTGTTCCTTTTCTATGCAGTCTTGGATATCATTATGACAATTAAAgtctgttttttttgtcaAAGGGACAAGAGGGCAAAAGTCTTGAAGAGATGGAAACGACATTCCACAGCAAGGCTGCATTTGATGTCGAGGCGGTCCGACGCGAAACGCTCGATGTGGACGAAAAGAATGTACATAACAAGTCCGTAGACTACCCTAGATGGGACATCCGATAGTGACGAATTCTAATCACCAAAAATCAACCAGAAGAGTTGCACAGTGTGTTAACACCACGCCGTTTTGGCAGACAGCCCGAGATTGACCAATCAGAGATATCATGATCGCTCTAGTCTAAAACGGGGCCGCTGACATGAGAAAAATGACCACTTTGCACAGATGCCCAtttgcaatttttttttctttacaATTCTTCTGTGAACTAACAGGAAACGAAACTAGGGATTGTGAGGATAGCAAGAAACCCTAAATTGCTGATCAGTTAGAAAAACCAATGGGCAAGTGAACACTTGTGTTACCTGCTGCAAATCGATCCTTGTGAGTCCATGACTGACAGGGGTTTGTAGGCTATTCCGAGGTTTGGTTTTGCGCATTGGCAATTTTCAAACGGATCTAACAGTTTATTAGTTCTACTGCCACCTTTGTGGTGTGAGCTTTAACATCATCTTTCGCCTGAAATCTGGGGAACTGGACGTGCCTGGCCCTCAAGACGGCCAATGCAATGAGACGGACACCACTAGTTCTACCGATAGTGAGGATGCGGCTCCAGATCCTGAATATAATTCTCAACAAAACAAGGAAGATCCTGAGCCATATGAATATGACTCTGATTACGAATCGACCCACTGTATGAGCCTTGACggagagaaggaagaaagcGAAGATGGTAATACTGATACAAATGATGATCCCGAGCGCCAAATGTATTATAATTGGGCATTGCAAACTTTC
Protein-coding sequences here:
- a CDS encoding Serine threonine protein kinase, putative, producing MANNDSPKPQFLAPPAVTALRQEARNIDPKMIRTLSDNMREEREDLKEAAEQTLNIIVDMDLEGCIKWVSPSWRQVVGSSPESVEGHLISEILLGNKDVFRDAIESMRQDDSRSRFIRFALQMGPDSVLKYAPEPPPAATENQAICEVTEKSQEEEQTHNVLNMEGQGIMVYDRTDDEAGHTMWMLRPLTEPREVTIDLPPLLVESLGVGAEVLANYLTELAEAAATEPDPSKHPAPNPVLCRICERQITPWWFEKHSDLCLQEHRAEMDVQMAQENLNEHRHVIVKVLDALEARQGRPFIGSDGNPMPFPQAEYKGLAIGPSSASSAPSSGPISDSNSTPGTPPRSREHSASGATPNRPRSFTVRRPLARIVELVLDLCDTSLEISMPMIKESSLTDAEDFRTLSPQSESRISQVLQWQSPSSNTLEQEQGLAALSADTEQVAKTKVDAVVRHRKIVEYAERIRIEYSVLVEECIGAALSKAERIAAGQLSDSSCSSDEEVAPESTVDSTIALGDSNSNTGEEPLSQIMSHELHQKPYPAAPSPWRPTSALTLSMRNSPDRSLLSQSERRPSSAALSTGSNSPLECPTPRSHKSAAGLLGTSQPSRLGLSLADIDAGDSSDGSLPSSVFPGAIRTDSPSSERSFDRKRRSLVLPGLSSSPRRQPSPARISGPHSPLRMPKPRMSSGGESLPSPVASPSTYTSELALHHCRQHRRQSSATSSDIVKPPPSPRLPSMSQQQPRPAPLSIRDFEIIKPISKGAFGSVYLVKKKATGEYYAMKVLKKADMIAKNQVTNVKAERAIMMWQGESDFVAKLYWTFSSKDYLYLVMEYLNGGDCSSLVKVLGGLPEDWAKKYIAEVVLGVEHLHSRGIVHRDLKPDNLLIDQTGHLKLTDFGLSRMGLVGRQKRVLKNPDDSAPDLLKQNSFARAISIASSRSASFDFQASSSPGSTPLITPEVSTNALQPSYFSLNQSGLSRQTSRRASGYRSDSMGSDGLNGLLRTFSLNDHAHEPTASSPSVFSTSMVEEEGQSEAGESPRLQPLQPTFSNPMVQNTPPQQSLMPPVMALFDPEDHDRRFVGTPDYLAPETINGVGQDEISDWWSIGCIMFEFIFGYPPFNADTPDQVFENILHRRINWPEDPEELTSAESLDLMNKLMTLSPRDRIGANVEEKFPSGGAEICSHSWFSDINWDTLLEDKAQFVPNIENPEDTEYFDARGATLQSFAEELEDENSPQLSVPAGPDRPHDALFKVRSQVNSSKRPLMPLHIPPHVRDARDSRSRRLSEPALADDFGSFNFKNLPMLEKANKDVIQKMRQEALQAQHRQPTSSSVAPASVAPSQPSLEGSPLPMPLQRTLSQNKATNRPSSPSGLSQTNSSPSRPSQPSSPLLVQFSTGTNQERRKTSGSSSTSYQSSGAFQPSSADQGRMPNFRLGSVASSPVKPNRIPAHSPDKPGNNQRHGSVPAGRTRSHTIGSQDGDVPSFPKEPFVSHHHKRRSQLFDISPSSSDNEDPRTKALLKVQRRRKSSRRLSQINFLEGPFFRPLDVLICEDHPVSRLVMERLFEKLRCRTITVTNGAEAVRYALSEVQFDIIMTEYRLPQVNGVDFARMVRETRSANRHTPIIAVTGYLKDLPENHNFDALIQKPPTLPKLTEALSQWCMWKPPPTDYTPSQPVPVPVPGSGAALTTEDSPSSASSGFVLNPPSSYRGSSRDDSLSSSVFGEMESFKPEEIPVIINRYSDDWDRSHGGLGISEEPAEHSVSPYSNAVPVPQLLHAASAPAAMDATGGLTPRRQRSNEGIRAKKESLEQKRYEGAESGDDEDEELGNSQTRRSPPSQNRRPGSKLGIEMMRTNSRGSVVSGSEELLKKEREALRNQAADSANPEDSDGSFSTLASTSLEDRFEALSIPEESEGEEPPSPRTSPPRFGVSASQPLRPSLAHQDTSIYSGLSPCCPSKTSPAMPSQGQTTPPWDFPQSTISHSTAPPITPEVKICGSALTQYADLGVDADCSPTPDAEATPRPLHPSPNLDSEQTPRPGERYHPDLSFTFKRLLFMGIPMLILYRCVVPK
- a CDS encoding transcription factor Zn, C2H2 encodes the protein MLILAPPPVPLGGFLPIAPLRHPNKCLRELGVPYDPELPISAAFGWVSLQRGWKPGSKTWKKHWNSCMTAEYDRLIGYREANLATWQELCAKVSIKGSLVSINQCKKALVRVHVNLVDLLDCWNSDHTPTQFKSQKALAIYTEANNKFFGRHIAKQDKVLRVLLRHIL